CCAGCATTTTGCTGCAAAGCGAGTACAAACGATGGTGCAGTTCAGCCGCTTTGGTGTAATCGCCGGCTGCCGCGGTTTGAACCATTTCCAACAAGACCGATGGGACCAAGTTGGCAGCGACCGAGATCACGCCTTCGGCTCCGACGCTCATCATTGGCAAGGTCAACGAGTCGTCGCCCGACAACACGGTTAGGTTCGTGGCACCCAAGACGGCGGTGCACTGGTCCAACGATCCGGTGGCTTCCTTCACCATCGTGATGTTTGGCAATTCCGCCAATCGCACGATCGTGTCGACTTCGATGTTCTTCGCCGAGCGTCCGGGAATGTTGTAAACGCAAACTGGAATGTCAACGGCTTCTGCAACGGCACTGAAGTGCTGGTACATGCCCTCTTGGGTTGGCTTGTTGTAGTACGGAGCAACCTGCAAAGTCGCATCGGCACCTTCGGAAGCGGCACGACGAGTTAACCTCAACGCTTCCGCCGTGCTGTTGCTGCCCGTGCCCGCCATGACTTTGACACGCCCGGCGACGTGCTGAATCGTCAGCGAGATCACGCGTTCGTGTTCGTCGTGTGTCAGCGTCGGCGACTCTCCGGTGGTTCCGCACGGGACAAGACATGTCACGCCAGCATCGATTTGAAAATCGATTTGTTCAGCCAAACGTTTCTCGTCGACTTGTCCATCACGAAACGGGGTCACAATGGCGGTGGACAGACCAGCGAAATCGCTGCCTTTTCTAGGAGACATCAAGTACGTCCGGAACAAAAGTCAAAAAAGAGGGTCATGGAACGAGCGAGCAGTTTAACGTTTTCTCAAAACATTTCACGGGCCAAAATCCGTTCGAAACGAACAGTCTGAGTGGCCAGGCAGTCTGAGCAGCAAGTGGTTTGCAAACTCTGCGGGACGAGGAATCATTCGACTCGTCCAATGCCAGACACGTCCGCAGAAAAGAAGTTCGGCAACCGCGTGAATGCGTTGCCAAAGTGCGAGACGTCAATTTCATTCTCCGATCGCCGCAATCATGGCGAGAGGGCGACCGGTATCGACAAACTTTTAAAAGATCAGACCAAGTTCTTGCGAACGGCCCATACAGCAGCTTGAGTTCGATCCGAAACGCCGAGCTTACGCAGGATGTGCTGCACGTGCTCTTTGACGGTCTCGTAGCTGATGCCGAGCATCTTGGCGATTTCTTTGTTGGTCAAACCCAAAGCCATTTGACGCAGGACTTCGCTTTCACGTTGAGTCAACGGAACGTCGATGTCTTGGTTCATGCGAGGAGTCGCCAAGGCACCGGTGACTCGGCGAAGTTCTTCGCGGGTCCACGACTGCTGACCATCGAAAGCCAAGTTCAAGGCTTCGATCAGACGCGAAACGGGCGCCGTCTTCAGGATGTAACCACAGGCACCCAGTGCAACTGCACGAGCGACGTAGGTTGGGTTGTCATAACCCGAGAACAATAGGATCGGCAGGTCTGGGTGATCGAGCTTGATACGGCCCAAAGTGTTCAGGCCATCTCCGCCTTCCATCCGGATATCGAGCAAGACAGCATCGAGTGGAGTGTTCGAAACAATCTCCAGAGCGTCG
The sequence above is a segment of the Rhodopirellula bahusiensis genome. Coding sequences within it:
- the dapA gene encoding 4-hydroxy-tetrahydrodipicolinate synthase is translated as MSPRKGSDFAGLSTAIVTPFRDGQVDEKRLAEQIDFQIDAGVTCLVPCGTTGESPTLTHDEHERVISLTIQHVAGRVKVMAGTGSNSTAEALRLTRRAASEGADATLQVAPYYNKPTQEGMYQHFSAVAEAVDIPVCVYNIPGRSAKNIEVDTIVRLAELPNITMVKEATGSLDQCTAVLGATNLTVLSGDDSLTLPMMSVGAEGVISVAANLVPSVLLEMVQTAAAGDYTKAAELHHRLYSLCSKMLGLATNPIPVKAAMQMVGRDTGEMRLPMVPLDDADRAILQETLTKFGLESAITGQLQTSGA
- a CDS encoding response regulator, translated to MSKRLLIVDDHEVSRLGTLSALEGTGIDVVAQADKAADALEIVSNTPLDAVLLDIRMEGGDGLNTLGRIKLDHPDLPILLFSGYDNPTYVARAVALGACGYILKTAPVSRLIEALNLAFDGQQSWTREELRRVTGALATPRMNQDIDVPLTQRESEVLRQMALGLTNKEIAKMLGISYETVKEHVQHILRKLGVSDRTQAAVWAVRKNLV